The following are from one region of the Zingiber officinale cultivar Zhangliang unplaced genomic scaffold, Zo_v1.1 ctg61, whole genome shotgun sequence genome:
- the LOC122037542 gene encoding pre-rRNA-processing protein ESF2-like isoform X1: MEHDEEQEHGHVKKEDSAWKNSGGSKYKIKKTRSQEDAECEGKHGICYLSRVPPRMDPSHVRQILSQYGEIQRIYLVPEDDAVKVQRKQSGSFRGKGFSEGWVEFTKKSVAKEVASMLNGEQIGGKRRSAFFYDIWNIKYLSKFKWDDLVGEVAIKKHEREEKFQLAISAAKRERDFYLSKLEQSKALRSIKEKKDKKQKVEGQDKDGAFKNKVFRQFPQNRPVADDFQNKPALSKDLLAGIFCRSLAAHPHEFIIR; the protein is encoded by the exons ATGGAACACGACGAGGAGCAAGAGCATGGTCATGTAAAGAAGGAAGATTCGGCATGGAAAAACAGTGGAGGATCTAAATATAAAATCAAGAAAACAAGATCTCAGGAAGATGCTGAATGTGAGGGAAAACATGGTATCTGCTACCTTAGTCGAGTTCCGCCACGCATGGATCCTTCTCACGTTCGCCAAATCCTTTCTCAATATGGAGAGATACAACGGATATATCTGGTTCCAGAGG ATGATGCAGTTAAAGTTCAGCGGAAGCAATCTGGTAGTTTTCGAGGGAAAGGATTTTCTGAAGG GTGGGTAGAATTCACAAAGAAAAGTGTTGCTAAGGAGGTTGCGAGCATGCTAAATGGTGAACAAATAG GAGGAAAGCGTAGATCAGCTTTCTTTTATGACATTTGGAACATCAAGTATTTGAGCAAGTTCAAATGGGATGATCTGGTTGGTGAAGTAG CTATCAAGAAACATGAACGTGAGGAAAAGTTTCAACTGGCAATATCTGCTGCAAAGAGGGAGCGAGACTTCTATTTGTCTAAGTTGGAACAATCTAAAGCTTTGAGATCTATCAAGGAAAAAAAAGATAAG AAGCAAAAGGTTGAAGGGCAAGATAAAGATGGTGCATTCAAAAACAAAGTGTTTCGCCAATTTCCACAGAACAGACCAGTTGcagatgattttcaaaataaaccTGCACTCTCAAAGGATCTTCTAGCTGGG ATCTTTTGCAGGTCTTTGGCCGCTCATCCCCATGAATTCATTATTCGGTAA
- the LOC122037542 gene encoding pre-rRNA-processing protein ESF2-like isoform X2: MEHDEEQEHGHVKKEDSAWKNSGGSKYKIKKTRSQEDAECEGKHGICYLSRVPPRMDPSHVRQILSQYGEIQRIYLVPEDDAVKVQRKQSGSFRGKGFSEGWVEFTKKSVAKEVASMLNGEQIGGKRRSAFFYDIWNIKYLSKFKWDDLVGEVAIKKHEREEKFQLAISAAKRERDFYLSKLEQSKALRSIKEKKDKKQKVEGQDKDGAFKNKVFRQFPQNRPVADDFQNKPALSKDLLAGVFGRSSP; the protein is encoded by the exons ATGGAACACGACGAGGAGCAAGAGCATGGTCATGTAAAGAAGGAAGATTCGGCATGGAAAAACAGTGGAGGATCTAAATATAAAATCAAGAAAACAAGATCTCAGGAAGATGCTGAATGTGAGGGAAAACATGGTATCTGCTACCTTAGTCGAGTTCCGCCACGCATGGATCCTTCTCACGTTCGCCAAATCCTTTCTCAATATGGAGAGATACAACGGATATATCTGGTTCCAGAGG ATGATGCAGTTAAAGTTCAGCGGAAGCAATCTGGTAGTTTTCGAGGGAAAGGATTTTCTGAAGG GTGGGTAGAATTCACAAAGAAAAGTGTTGCTAAGGAGGTTGCGAGCATGCTAAATGGTGAACAAATAG GAGGAAAGCGTAGATCAGCTTTCTTTTATGACATTTGGAACATCAAGTATTTGAGCAAGTTCAAATGGGATGATCTGGTTGGTGAAGTAG CTATCAAGAAACATGAACGTGAGGAAAAGTTTCAACTGGCAATATCTGCTGCAAAGAGGGAGCGAGACTTCTATTTGTCTAAGTTGGAACAATCTAAAGCTTTGAGATCTATCAAGGAAAAAAAAGATAAG AAGCAAAAGGTTGAAGGGCAAGATAAAGATGGTGCATTCAAAAACAAAGTGTTTCGCCAATTTCCACAGAACAGACCAGTTGcagatgattttcaaaataaaccTGCACTCTCAAAGGATCTTCTAGCTGGG GTCTTTGGCCGCTCATCCCCATGA